One Pyrenophora tritici-repentis strain M4 chromosome 5, whole genome shotgun sequence DNA window includes the following coding sequences:
- a CDS encoding FcbC, thioesterase, whose amino-acid sequence MALEALKSRRRNDYNFQLEYRTRWSDNDMYHHMNNSVYYYLFDSVVNTYLIQHCSLHPPTSSQIGLVVHSHCDYLAPIEFPAVVDLALRVNKLGRSSVTYEIGVFQNGEDEVKAVGEFVHVFVDRDSRRPGKEGMNEELKRGLENLLANKSRL is encoded by the exons ATGGCACTTGAGGCGTTGAAGTCACGTCGTCGCAATGACTACAACTTCCAGCTCGAGTATAGGACAAGATG GAGCGACAATGACATGTACCACCATATGAACAACAGCGTCTATTATTATCT CTTCGACTCGGTAGTAAACACTTACCTCATCCAACACTGCTCATTGCATCCACCCACCTCATCGCAAATCGGCCTGGTCGTACATTCACACTGTGATTACCTTGCTCCCATCGAATTCCCCGCTGTCGTAGACCTCGCATTGAGAGTGAATAAATTGGGAAGAAGCTCGGTGACATATGAAATCGGTGTCTTTCAAAATGGAGAGGACGAGGTCAAGGCTGTTGGCGAATTCGTCCACGTCTTCGTCGACCGTGACAGTCGTCGCCCTGGAAAAGAGGGGATGAATGAAGAGCTCAAGAGAGGTCTAGAGAATTTGTTAGCGAACAAGTCGAGACTATGA